Proteins co-encoded in one Ziziphus jujuba cultivar Dongzao chromosome 9, ASM3175591v1 genomic window:
- the LOC107426356 gene encoding probable beta-D-xylosidase 2 isoform X2, with protein MRMQVVSDEARAMYNGGVAGLTYWSPNVNIFRDPRWGRGQETPGEDPVVVGKYAASYVRGLQGNDGNRLKVAACCKHFTAYDLDNWNGVDRFHFNAKVSKQDIEDTFDVPFRMCVKEGKVASVMCSYNQVNGVPTCADPNLLKKTVRGQWRLDGYIVSDCDSVGVFYDSQHYTSTPEEAAADAIKAGLDLDCGPFLAIHSEEAVKRGLLSESDVNSALLNTLTVQMRLGMFDGEPSSQPYGNLGPRDVCTPAHQELAFEAAKQGIVLLKNHGPSLPLSTRRYRSVAVIGPNSNVTVTMIGNYAGIACGYTTPLQGIARYASTIHQPGCADVACTGDQLFGAAIDAASRADATVLFMGLDQSIEAETIDRGGLLLPGRQQELVSKVAAASKGPTVLVLMSGGPIDVSFANNDPRVAGILWAGYPGQAGGAAIADIVFGISNPGGKLPVTWYPQEYVSNLAMTAMDMRSNPSNGYPGRTYRFYKGPVVYPFGHGLTYTKFEHSIASAPTLVSVPLQGHHKSPNATVWGKAIRVTHANCNRLSLAVHVDVNNAGSRDGSHTLLVFSNPPAGHWAPHKQLVAFEKVHVAARASQRVRINIHVCKYLSVVDRSGIRRIPIGEHNLHIGNAKHSVSLQATTLGVIKS; from the exons ATGCGCATGCAGGTTGTGTCAGACGAGGCAAGGGCTATGTACAATGGGGGTGTGGCTGGGCTCACCTACTGGAGCCCAAATGTCAACATTTTCAGGGACCCAAGGTGGGGCAGGGGACAGGAAACTCCAGGTGAAGATCCGGTGGTGGTGGGTAAATATGCCGCCAGCTATGTGAGAGGACTGCAGGGAAATGACGGTAACCGGTTGAAGGTGGCGGCTTGTTGTAAACACTTCACGGCTTACGATCTAGACAACTGGAACGGAGTCGATAGGTTCCATTTTAACGCCAAG GTTAGCAAACAAGACATTGAGGACACGTTCGATGTGCCATTCAGAATGTGCGTCAAGGAAGGAAAGGTTGCGAGCGTTATGTGCTCCTACAATCAAGTCAACGGGGTCCCCACCTGTGCCGACCCTAATCTCCTCAAGAAAACTGTACGCGGTCAATGGCGTCTTGACGG GTACATTGTCTCGGATTGTGACTCGGTGGGGGTTTTCTACGatagccaacactatacatcgACACCAGAAGAAGCTGCTGCGGATGCCATTAAAGCTGGTTTGGATTTGGACTGCGGACCATTCCTGGCGATCCATTCAGAGGAAGCAGTGAAGAGAGGGTTATTAAGCGAGTCTGATGTTAACTCCGCATTGCTTAATACACTCACCGTCCAAATGAGGCTTGGAATGTTCGATGGAGAGCCCTCCTCGCAGCCTTATGGAAACTTAGGTCCAAGAGACGTTTGCACCCCCGCTCACCAGGAGCTCGCTTTTGAAGCTGCCAAACAGGGGATTGTGCTTCTCAAGAATCACGGCCCTTCACTGCCTTTATCCACTCGCCGATACCGTAGTGTCGCCGTCATTGGGCCTAATTCCAACGTTACCGTCACTATGATTGGGAATTATGCCG GTATTGCCTGTGGATATACAACTCCCCTGCAAGGAATAGCAAGATATGCAAGCACAATTCACCAGCCGGGTTGTGCCGACGTTGCATGCACCGGTGACCAATTATTCGGCGCAGCCATTGACGCAGCCAGCAGAGCCGATGCGACCGTCTTATTCATGGGCCTTGACCAGTCCATTGAAGCTGAAACCATCGACAGAGGTGGGCTTCTTCTTCCTGGACGCCAGCAAGAGCTTGTCTCCAAGGTAGCTGCGGCCTCCAAAGGCCCAACCGTCTTGGTTTTGATGTCTGGTGGCCCCATTGACGTGTCTTTCGCCAACAATGACCCACGCGTTGCTGGCATCTTGTGGGCCGGGTATCCGGGACAAGCTGGAGGAGCAGCTATCGCCGATATTGTGTTTGGAATAAGCAATCCAG GCGGAAAGCTGCCTGTAACATGGTACCCGCAAGAATATGTTTCAAATTTGGCAATGACAGCCATGGATATGAGATCCAACCCATCAAATGGGTATCCAGGAAGAACATACCGATTCTATAAGGGCCCGGTTGTATATCCATTTGGTCATGGACTGACCTACACGAAATTTGAACACTCCATAGCAAGTGCACCCACTCTGGTCTCAGTACCACTGCAGGGTCACCACAAGTCACCAAACGCAACCGTTTGGGGCAAGGCAATCAGGGTGACCCACGCAAACTGCAACAGGCTTTCCTTGGCTGTCCACGTGGATGTGAATAATGCAGGGTCTAGAGATGGGTCCCACACTCTGCTTGTTTTCTCCAACCCACCAGCTGGGCATTGGGCCCCCCACAAACAGTTGGTGGCCTTTGAGAAGGTCCACGTGGCAGCAAGGGCAAGCCAGAGAGTCCGAATTAACATTCATGTGTGCAAGTATCTGAGCGTAGTGGACAGGTCCGGAATTCGAAGAATTCCGATCGGTGAACACAATCTTCATATTGGCAATGCAAAGCATTCTGTGTCCCTCCAAGCGACAACTTTGGGGGTGATCAAGTCgtga